The sequence TCTTTTGTCAAAGATACGAAACTTCATGGTGGCGACTATggggaagaagaaggcgaAGAAGATGCAGAGCAAGAGGAATCGTTTAGTTTAGAGTTAGGCATTGGCGTAGTTGAAATGACACACGAAGACGAACAGAAATGGCTGATTTATGACAAGAAAGATCATAAATATGTCTGTACATTTTCCATGGAGCCGTACCACTTCATCTCCAACTATAATACCAAGTATACGGATGACGTGGCTACTGGCAGTACAGATACAGCAGCATTCAACGATTCCTGTGTAAACCTGAGTCTTTTCGATGCTCGATTCGAGAGAAAGAATCCACACTGAACTAGCAAGCATAcaaaatgaataaaatataaattcACCTAATAGCAGTCATTATATACTAACTTTTAATACCCAGCTATTATTCTATGAATTATCGTACCAAATGATATGTTTGCCACTGAGTATAAAACCGGGGCTATATGAGCGATGgcaataaagaagaataaagtAAAACGGCTATCCGCTTACAAGGTTAGTACCAGAGTATATCAGCCTACTTAAACTGGAATGATTACCCCAAAGGCAACGTATGATTCGGTAGCCAAGTTCCAAAAAACGGACCTGCATCAAGATCTAGATTACATCGTTCTGCAACAACGGAGAACACAGCTAGAGACGCTCATCATTGAAAGAGAATCTTTCGTCAAGAATCTGTGTTCTCTTTTCcacaaaattcaaaagacCAAGAATTACCAAGAATTTGTAGATGTATTGGCGGAGAATAGGGATTTACTGCGAAAAGTTTTCACTGTGGAGAACggatttcaaaaacaacGATGGATTACTGACGACGACATTCCTCAGATAGACTGGAACAAGTTTGCTCTAGATATCAACGCTTATATAGCGGAAAACGATCAATTGTTGGCTTTGTATGAAGATGGCTTATTATGATCAATTAGCGGCTATGGACATTTTTAAacttatatatacatatatgtatatgtgtATTGCGTAAATACACGATGAAAAACAACGCTATAGGTATAGtgacaatgatgatgaccTAAAATATTACCTTTGAGGTACGGTTTGAGTGCGTGTGCATGTTtcactattttttcattctaAACATGGATTATGCACCTGCAGATTTTGTTACGTAGTGTTCTACAATGGGAAAAATCGTCGCGATGTGATATAAAACGAGGAAGCCCCCTACTAAACAAAATAGGTTTATTTACTAAATAGAGGCACCAAAGCTGTTATGTTGTACTATAGGCCTGCGATGAGGATGGCGGTGAGACCGCTACAAAGTGTAAGATTCCAGTCCTCATATACTAGTATTACTAAATTGACGAATCTAACAGAATTCAAGAATCTCATCAAACAAAATGACAAACTAGTCATTGATTTTTATGCCACTTGGTGCGGTCCTTGTAAGATGATGCAACCACACTTGACGAAATTAATTCAAGCTTATCCAGAAGTAAGATTTGTCAAATGCGACGTGGATGAGTCACCAGATATTGCCAAAGAGTGTGAAGTGACGGCTATGCCAACTTTTGTTCTTGGCAAGGATGGTCAACTCATCGGCAAGATCATTGGAGCTAACCCTGGTGCTTTGGAGAAGGGAATCAAGGATCTGTAAACTTTTATATTCATAAACACAtgtagtttttttttcggtTTTAAATAtgagaaaggaaaaagatagtaaatatatatatataaaaaaaggaaagtaAGCTTATACAATATACAAATAAATTCATATCAAAGAATTATGAACTGTAATTTTTGGAAACACAGGAAAAGGAGGGGAGAGGATGAATGGTGGAGAAAGCAACTGTTTGTTTTAAAGCGTACCTGGATCATAACATAACAAAAAAgtagataaaaaaaataatggagAGAAAGATATAATGACAATGAATTGAAGAATAGTTTAGTTAGTTACATTTGTAAAGTGTTCCTTTATTTGTGTTCTGTTCTTAATTTGGcgctatttttttatacttCCAAATTCTTGCTTTACAATCACCGCTACCAGTAGCAAAAACATTATATTCTGGACCCAGCGGGGACCCATTTGCCACAGCCACAGATATAACTGAATTTCTATGACCTTGCAACATCAATAACGGATTGCCGGATTTCTTATCCCAGAACAGGACGCCACGATCTTTGGAACCGGACAAGATGTACTCATCATTTTGTGTGGTGGCCACTGACAATACAAAGTCTTTATGCCCGATATAGGTAACTTCACAGGTGCCGGAATTTGGCGTCTTCGAATCACTCTTGTTGTTGGCATTCTGTAAATTCCACAGCTTAACAGATCTATCTAATGAACCGGATACAACGCTTTGTCCATCTCTAGTGAAGACAACGCTATAAACAGAGTCCTTGTGACCCGTACCGGATTCGTTCTCTGAATCTAGCCTTTCCACTAAGAACCCAGTCTCAGAATCCCAAACTCTCACAGCGCGATCTAAGGAACCAGCAGCAATGTATTTACCATCACCTGGTGACACAGCAACTGTGGTAACACCATCTTCAATGGATAAAGTCAATGAACATTGACCTGTACGTAAGTCCCAAATACGAACGGTACGGTCACCAGAACCGGAGACTAGTTTGTCACCTGAAGGGAAGTAGTCCAACGAATAAATGTCTTGTTCGTGACCTTGAAGGATCATCacaatttttctgttttcaatatcCCAAATTCTAATCAATCTGTCTTCAGCACCAGTTGCCAGGAACTTCCCATCTGGGGAAAAACACACTGAACGGATATACAAGTCGGATGATGGGGAAGACGAAGTGTTTAGGTTTTCCACGTCTTTGGCCAATTCTGCTGCCGTAGTCATCGCCGTGGTGGTGATTGTGGTGGTGGTAGTGGTTGTCATTGTATTATTATCCGTGGACGTGGTGGTGTTATTTTCGGTGACGGAATTTCGATGATTGTTGGCAGCAGAATCGTCAGATAAACGAGCCACCAAAGAACCATCCGAGACGCGATACACTTGAGTAGTTTTGTTACAGCCTGTGGCTAAGTATTCACCATCATTACTGAACTTCACGCAGCAAACAACTGAGGTATGATCCAAGGATTTATGTAGTTCAACGTCAATGTCTCTTGGTAGTGCCGGGTTGTATAGGATATAATAATCATTAGTTTGCTTCTTTAGGGCATCGGGAACAGACTGAGAGTCTAGGTCCAAAAGGAAAGGTGGGATAGGTTTAGAGTGGTTTGCTCTTTGATTGTAAGGAACCAAGTAGTGATCCTGGTGCAAACTAGCGGGGCCGGCTTCTTCCTCCTTTGGTTTGATTTCAGGTTCAGTTGCGGTAGTAGTGATAGCCGTGGTGGCGGATCCGGCGTCATTCATCTTCgaaatattattgttttccgGTTCAGTTTCCTTCAACGTAGATTCAGGTGCTTTGACAGAGGGTAAAGTAGTGGTCTCTTTAGAAGTAGGTGATCCGTTGATGGCAGAGTTGCTCAATGGCGCCACGGAAACCTGAGGAGGtggctgctgctgttgaaGTTGCTGTTGGTGCAGTTGCTGTTGTGGTAGTTGTTGTTGGGCATTTGCGGACACTACGGGCAAAGTGGTGGTAGGCAATTGTGAGCCGACCAGATTAGGACGGCTAGCTTGTACTGGGAAGGCCGATGGCGAACCAGTAGTTGTGTTTGCTGCTGGAGTAGCGGTTGCCGAACCAGTAGCCGGTGGTTGTTGCGCAACTGGAACAGATGCAGAGGCAGCAGCtagctgttgctgttgctgttgtaaGTGCTGCTGAAcctgttgctgctgttgctgctgttgttgttgctggaCGGTCAAAGATGCGATTTGATGATCTCTTTGCTCCAATCCTAGTTTCAAGTGCTTGATCTCCTCTTCATACGCGTCCTTCATTTTCCTGTGGGTTAGTTCCAGTTCGTAGACGGTGTTTCTTATTTGTTGCATCTCAGCCAGCTGTTGGttcattttgaaatcgTAATCCTTTTGGTTTTGCAAACGGTAGGTATTTGCCTCCTGTGAGACTTGGACAAACTCCTGCCTGATAGCATCGAGAAGCTCATTCAGTTTATTCTGCGTATTCGAAACGCTGGCAGTCATATTGGTTTGGTTTGAAagctgttttcttttcttcccctgcttatcaaaaaagacaaaaaagacaatagaaaaaagagtagTAGTGTGCGAAAGGTAACTTGGcgtgaaagaaaattaaacaaTTGCAGAAGGACAGGTAGAGGGGCACGTATTCAGCCAGTTGTTCTTGTTTCGCTGATGTTTATCAATTGGGGGTAGATGGGGGAATTTCTCTCTATTTGTTTACGTATATACTtgttattttgttttgttgtttgcTGCTTTGACGGGAGTgctttttaattttttcgCAGTTTTTCAGtgttttttgaaaagtacGAAAAATTAATGTACGTTTGAAACGATAATTAAAGAGGGCTTTGCATTCAAAATAGTTAGGtcaaaagaatagaaaaCATTACTACCGACAAGACTatgctaaaaaaaatagggTATATTAGGGctttattgttttatttatttgtttatatCTTTCACGTACATACAATAATGTTTGCTATATAGTATTTGTTAAGCAATTAAAGGTGACAGCGCATGAGTTTATAGTTGAAGGAATCACAACAGATAATGGGTCAGGTTTGCGGCCTGCTAAAGCTTGGTAAAACTAGATATTAGTGCCGCAAATTCTTTACCATATGTAGTGTAAAATAACACTCCTTCAGTCAGGTTGGCGTCAAGAGTGAAGGAAGGCGGCCACATTATTGGTGTTCGCCCTCTTTTATTTACCCCCCCTCCTCTTCTTTCGTACtattatttcatttttactTTGTTTATACTTCAGCATCTTGTATTTGTTtacattgaaaaatcacTAAAAAAAGGCTACattgaaatcaaaacagTGAAGAAGCAAACAGACAAACAAACAAGTAGgcagataaagaaaagaaaaaccaaaaaaaaggtagCTCAACGTGTACACAATGGACCCATTAACTGTATACAAAAACTCAGTGAAGCAGCAGATCGATTCCGCAGACTTGCTAGTGGCAAATTTGGTAAATGAGAATTTCATACTGTCGGAGAAACTGGATACAAAATCAAGCGAGATTAAACAGCTGCAGAAGCAGATAGACTCGCTCAACGCACAAGTCAAGGACCTGAAGACACAGGCTTCCAAACAGGGGGAAGACTCAGGGGTCATAAAGGACCTTTACGAGTACCTCTGTAACGTACGTGTGCATAAAAGCTATGAAGATGACTCTGGGCTGTGGTTCGACATCTCGCAGGGCACCCACTCAGGGAGCTCTTCCGACGATTATTCGATAATGGACTATAAACTCGGGTTTGTCAAGGGCCAGGCGCAAGTCACAGAAGTCATCTATGCGCCCGTGCTAAAACAGCGATCCACCGAGGAACTATACTCGCTACAGTCCAAACTGCCGGAATACCTCTTCGAAACGTTGAGTTTCCCCCTTTCGTCGCTAAACCAATTCTATAACAAGATTGCTAAAAGCCTcaataagaaaagagagaaaaaagaagaaaccgAGTGAGGTGCTACATAATGTCTATATATCTATACATAAAATCCGATTATTCGTTTGCATATCTGATTTGGCCCTCAGAATCCACAACCaggtttttcaaaaagatcTTTTTTGCATCTTTATCCTTGatagttttcaaaattttgtacAATGACTTGCCCTTTTGAAGCTCGATACCGTTGGAGGTCTTTTCTACTTTCTCCACTTTCTTGACTACAGGCTTCTGCACTTTCTTGGCAGGAGCCGCcggctgctgctgctgcttctGCTTCTGCTTCTTGTTGCCCTTATACAATGCTTTCTGATACTTCTCATCCTCGCTGATGCAAGAAGTGTGATTCTTGTAACTCACGCCATCTTCAAATGTCTTGGAGCAATCTATGCACGTGTAATACGCATCTGGACATCTATAGTAATGCTTTTCTGTATTCTTCTTGGGCACTGTATCATTACACACCTCACAGTTGAACGTAACCATCTTGTAGCAACAACTATTCCTTGACTGGGTCGTTTGCTGTTAATGTATAATATACTGTTAGAGCTCATCgcaaattaaaaattttcatttttttcacgtTTTCCCGCCAGGGCAAAAAGCAACCAAAAAGAGAATCAACCtttatttgatttattGTCACGGAATGCCAGTCCCACCCACCTGCAATCAATGTACTGGTCAGCAGGCTAACCTTTGGATGTTGTTTTGACATTCGCATGTCCATGAGAGTActtattttcaaagaaaaagatgaGACAACCGGTGATTGCACAATACCCCATCAATGATGGTGGAAAAGAACTATCCCCTTTTCATGGCAATCAGCCGTACTCAAGCATCACATACTCTCGAGCAACCCTTGTTTTTGCTTTGTTTTACACCTATTGATGCATTTTCCATATGAATGTGCGTCACGTGGCCTTGTATCTCTTATTTCCACTTGTTTTTTCACAATGCGGGAAACCTCGATAATagtagaaaagaaggatatAATAGGAGTTATAGCATATTGGTTAGTTTATTTTAAGAACAAGCAATAGCATAACCGCACGTAtacacacacacacacactTATCAATTGCGATGGCTTTGGAACCTATTGATTATACCACTCACTCGAGAGAGATCGACGCAGAGTACCTGAAGATTGTCAGAGGCTCCGATCCTGACACCACCTGGTTGATTATTTCGCCCAatgcaaagaaagaatacgAACCTGAATCGACCGGTTCTTCCTTTCACGATTTCTTGCAGTCATTTGATGAAACAAAGGTCCAGTACGGACTAGCACGTGTGTCCCCACCAGGGTCGGACGTCGAGAAGATTATTATCATCGGTTGGTGTCCAGATTCTGCGCCAATGAAGACAAGGGCCTCTTTCGCTGCCAATTTCGCCACGGTTGCTAATAATCTGTTCAAAGGTTACCACGTTCAAGTTACTGCGAGAGACGAGGACGAtcttgatgaaaatgaactGTTGATGAAAATCAGTAACGCCGCCGGTGCCCGTTATTCTATCCAGACTTCCTCCAAGCAACAGGGGAAGGCTTCCACTCCTCCCGTGAAGAAATCTTTCACACCTTCCAAGAGCCCCGCTCCACACTCTGAAAAAGCACCGGCTAAGGCTCCTTCTCCAGCACCTGCTGCTAAGATTTCTTCCCCTGTCAACGACAACAATGACGACGACGATTGGAATGAGCCTGAATTAAAGGAACGGGACTTCGATCAGGCTCCTTTGAAACCAAACCAATCCTCTTACAAGCCAATTGGCAAAATCGACCTTCAAAAAGTGATTGCTGAGGAGAAGGCTAAGGAAGACCCACGTCTTGTTCAAAAGCCAACCGTTGCTGGTTCCAAGATCGATCCTACTTCGGATATTGCTCACTTGAAAAACGAATCAAAATTGCAAAGGGACTCTGAATTCAACTCCTTTTTGGGCACCACTAAACCGCCCTCTATGATGGaatcttcatcaaagaataatgatgataaagTCATCAAGGGTTTCAGAAATGAGAAATCCCCCGCTCAATTATGGGCTGAAAGGAAGGCGAAGCAAATTAATGGCAACGTAGAATCTAAGGCCGAGGCACCAAAACCTGAAGTTCCTGAAAACGAATCTGAAGGTGAACCTGATGTCAAAGATTTGAAGTCAAAGTTTGAAGGATTGGCCGCTTCAGaaaaagaggaggaagaaatggaaaacaaATTTGTCCCCCCTCCAAAGAAATCAGAACCAACTATAATCTCACCAAAACCCTTCTCCAAACCACAGGAGCCTGTAAAAGCTGAAGAAACTCAGCAGTTGAAGACTGATTACAAGAAGATCGGTAACCCATTGCCCGGTATGCACATTGAAGCGGATAACGAGCACGAaccagaagaagaggatgatgaCTGggacgatgatgaagacgCGGCTCTTCAACCTCCTTTGCCTTCCAGGAACGTTGCCTCAGAATTACCAGcgcaaaaagaagaacctGAGCAAGAAGAGGTCGCCCCAAGCTTGCCTTCTAGAAACTCTATACCTTCTCCAaagcaagaagaagcaCCTGAAGAAACGTCTGAACAagaaggtgaagaagaagagcaacCCGCTCCTCAACTACCATCACGAGGCTCTGCAGCTCCTCCGCCACCTCCAAGACGAGCAACCCCTGAGAAAAAGCCAAAGGAAAATCCATGGGCCACAGCAGAATATGATTACGATGCTGCAGAAGATAACGAGCTGACCTTTATAGAAAAT comes from Saccharomyces paradoxus chromosome III, complete sequence and encodes:
- the CSM1 gene encoding Csm1p (Nucleolar protein that mediates segregation during meiosis I~similar to YCR086W) gives rise to the protein MDPLTVYKNSVKQQIDSADLLVANLVNENFILSEKLDTKSSEIKQLQKQIDSLNAQVKDLKTQASKQGEDSGVIKDLYEYLCNVRVHKSYEDDSGLWFDISQGTHSGSSSDDYSIMDYKLGFVKGQAQVTEVIYAPVLKQRSTEELYSLQSKLPEYLFETLSFPLSSLNQFYNKIAKSLNKKREKKEETE
- the TRX3 gene encoding Trx3p (Mitochondrial thioredoxin~similar to YCR083W), translated to MLYYRPAMRMAVRPLQSVRFQSSYTSITKLTNLTEFKNLIKQNDKLVIDFYATWCGPCKMMQPHLTKLIQAYPEVRFVKCDVDESPDIAKECEVTAMPTFVLGKDGQLIGKIIGANPGALEKGIKDL
- the AHC2 gene encoding Ahc2p (Component of the ADA histone acetyltransferase complex~similar to YCR082W) gives rise to the protein MITPKATYDSVAKFQKTDLHQDLDYIVLQQRRTQLETLIIERESFVKNLCSLFHKIQKTKNYQEFVDVLAENRDLLRKVFTVENGFQKQRWITDDDIPQIDWNKFALDINAYIAENDQLLALYEDGLL
- the ABP1 gene encoding Abp1p (Actin-binding protein of the cortical actin cytoskeleton~similar to YCR088W); amino-acid sequence: MALEPIDYTTHSREIDAEYLKIVRGSDPDTTWLIISPNAKKEYEPESTGSSFHDFLQSFDETKVQYGLARVSPPGSDVEKIIIIGWCPDSAPMKTRASFAANFATVANNLFKGYHVQVTARDEDDLDENELLMKISNAAGARYSIQTSSKQQGKASTPPVKKSFTPSKSPAPHSEKAPAKAPSPAPAAKISSPVNDNNDDDDWNEPELKERDFDQAPLKPNQSSYKPIGKIDLQKVIAEEKAKEDPRLVQKPTVAGSKIDPTSDIAHLKNESKLQRDSEFNSFLGTTKPPSMMESSSKNNDDKVIKGFRNEKSPAQLWAERKAKQINGNVESKAEAPKPEVPENESEGEPDVKDLKSKFEGLAASEKEEEEMENKFVPPPKKSEPTIISPKPFSKPQEPVKAEETQQLKTDYKKIGNPLPGMHIEADNEHEPEEEDDDWDDDEDAALQPPLPSRNVASELPAQKEEPEQEEVAPSLPSRNSIPSPKQEEAPEETSEQEGEEEEQPAPQLPSRGSAAPPPPPRRATPEKKPKENPWATAEYDYDAAEDNELTFIENDKIINIEFVDDDWWLGELEKDGSKGLFPSNYVSLGN
- a CDS encoding uncharacterized protein (similar to YCR087C), with amino-acid sequence MVTFNCEVCNDTVPKKNTEKHYYRCPDAYYTCIDCSKTFEDGVSYKNHTSCISEDEKYQKALYKGNKKQKQKQQQQPAAPAKKVQKPVVKKVEKVEKTSNGIELQKGKSLYKILKTIKDKDAKKIFLKNLVVDSEGQIRYANE
- the TUP1 gene encoding chromatin-silencing transcriptional regulator TUP1 (General repressor of transcription~similar to YCR084C), which gives rise to MTASVSNTQNKLNELLDAIRQEFVQVSQEANTYRLQNQKDYDFKMNQQLAEMQQIRNTVYELELTHRKMKDAYEEEIKHLKLGLEQRDHQIASLTVQQQQQQQQQQQVQQHLQQQQQQLAAASASVPVAQQPPATGSATATPAANTTTGSPSAFPVQASRPNLVGSQLPTTTLPVVSANAQQQLPQQQLHQQQLQQQQPPPQVSVAPLSNSAINGSPTSKETTTLPSVKAPESTLKETEPENNNISKMNDAGSATTAITTTATEPEIKPKEEEAGPASLHQDHYLVPYNQRANHSKPIPPFLLDLDSQSVPDALKKQTNDYYILYNPALPRDIDVELHKSLDHTSVVCCVKFSNDGEYLATGCNKTTQVYRVSDGSLVARLSDDSAANNHRNSVTENNTTTSTDNNTMTTTTTTTITTTAMTTAAELAKDVENLNTSSSPSSDLYIRSVCFSPDGKFLATGAEDRLIRIWDIENRKIVMILQGHEQDIYSLDYFPSGDKLVSGSGDRTVRIWDLRTGQCSLTLSIEDGVTTVAVSPGDGKYIAAGSLDRAVRVWDSETGFLVERLDSENESGTGHKDSVYSVVFTRDGQSVVSGSLDRSVKLWNLQNANNKSDSKTPNSGTCEVTYIGHKDFVLSVATTQNDEYILSGSKDRGVLFWDKKSGNPLLMLQGHRNSVISVAVANGSPLGPEYNVFATGSGDCKARIWKYKKIAPN